The Acidobacteriota bacterium genome includes the window AAACGCGCGACTCAAACAAATTCTGATTTCTACCTTGTCACAAGCGATTGATCTGCTCCGCGCAGGAGAATCGTTGGTAGAAATTGCCTCGCCAAATTGAAACCACACAGATTAATCATAACCTCAATGCCGCCCGATCAACGGCAAAATCAATTCCACCAGAATCAACACCACGATGATGACCTCCAGCGTCTGGCTCTGCGCCGTATGAAGTCGGTCGGTCATCAGGTCGTAAAAGTCCGAAACGATTTCCAATTTGCGAGAAATCGTTGTTTCCCATTCCTGCAAGTAAAACCGTTTGGCCGCTGCCGAATGCAGTCGAGCCAGATACAAATCTCCAACCAACTTCAAGGCGTTTTCCACGCGTTCCGCCAACAACGCGGATTCCAGTTTCAGTTCGGCTAAATCTTCAATGGCTTTGCGATAGGGCCTGCGCAGTGGAATCGGCCATTCGATGCGTTTGCGAACCAGGCCGCCGTATTCGGCAATTCGTTTGTCCAATTGGCGGTCAATGTAGCGCGCTTCCAGCAATTCCACGTTCAGCAGTTCCAGCACGTTGGCCGTGTCTTCGTAATCCGGGTCGTAAATCACCCCGGCGTTCCAATCCACCAACGTCACGTCTTGTTCGTAATAGCTGATGCGTTGAGCAAGGGCTTCATCCTGCTGCATCGGGCTGAGCTTCTGTTTTTCAAAGCGCAAGGTTTGCGCCAGCGTAGCTCGATGACTGGCGATCAAGTCTTCGGCGGTCATCGGTTCGTCCAGCTTTTCGAGTACGAACAGGTAATAATCTTCGACCAAATCGGCCAGTCGTGGGCGCACAATCGCCGGTTCGATTTTCAACATCAAGGCTTTGACTTGTTCTTTGGCGTGCGCTTCCAGGTTCAAGCCGTACAGATCGGCGCTCAGTTGCGGCAATTGGTCCAGAGAAAGAGCTTCGCCTGTCGCCAGGTTCCAGCGATAGGTGATGCTTACCGCGCCAAAATCGAACACCGTCGCGTGAACGGTTCCCGGCGAAGCGAAATGCCCGGTGGCAATTCCCAGATGAAGAATTTGCGGCGGCCTGGTGTACTGCAAATACATCGGCGTCTGTTTTTTGCGCGACAAAGGTTGAATGGGCGTTGTCGCCATTATCGCGCTCAATCGTTCCAGCGAAACTTCGTACCCGACATCGAAGGCGAACATCGCCACCACCTGACCTTGCAAGATTCGCGTCATAACCATCCTCAGAGTTGGAAATGGGGTTCACGGGCAGAATGAGCCATCCGGAACAAAGCCGCAAGCTTTCTCCCAGACGTAATGAAGGCAGGCGAAAACAGAAAATGCTGCTTCAGAAATGATGATGATCTCCGGGACGCTGGCCAGGACTTTTGGGAGTCGGCTTTGACGCGTAGTGGCAGTTGGCCATCATCATTTCTGTAGCAGCACCAAACAGGGAAAAAGAGCGCAAGTTGCCCAAAAACCTGCGCTCTTTAACGGTGAATGAGAGCGAATCGGCGGCTCTCTTTGGCTGAGTAAGGTTATGGCTGTCATCCCTCTGGCTGAGAACTCGATCAAACTCGAACTCTGTCGAACCGATCAATGCACCCAAGCCAAATCCCAATCCGAAATGTTGAATTTCTGTTTGCCTCGTAACCTCTTCTCGACGCGCGCAATGTAAACGAGAAGCAGGTTCGACGCTGCGACGCCGGTCACAGCTAAGCTGTGAGATCAGTCACAGGGAATGCCGAAGGATGGGGATGCGGGATGAATTTTCACATTCAGCGTTGATCATTCCGAATTCATCATTCTTTAGCAGCGTTTGGCCAAGGCTTGCGGATTATGAATGGTGATGTGGTATTGGCGATTCACAGACAAATAACCGCGTTCTTTGTACGCGACGATAACTTTGTTGATGTGTTCGCGCGAAGCTCCGATCAAAGCTGCGATATCGCCTTGTGTCAGGCGGATGGGAATGTGTGTGTCTCCATTCGGCTGGGATTGGCCGTAACGGTCGGCAAAGGCGACAAGCTGGCGCGCGACGCGATTTTCGACTTCCAACCGCGCCAGCGAGCGAATTTGGTCATCAGCCATTCTCAACCGTGCGGACAAAATGCAGGCCAGATTGTAGGTCAGTCGTGGCATCGTCAGTAAGTACCGATGAAACGTCGTTCGATCCATCCACAAAACTTCAGTTTTTTCCATGGTGATGACGCTGGCCGAGCGCATCGGTTGATCAAGCGCGCTCATTTCGCCGACGATTTCTCCGGGACCCAGAATCGTCAAAATGACTTCCGAGCCGTCTTCGGATTCCGCACAAACCTTGACCGTGCCGTTGAGCAGGAAGTAGACCACTTCGCCAGCCTGTTCGGCCGTCATCATCATCGCGCCGGATGTAAATGATTTGCGGCGCAACTGCTGAGACATTTCCTGCAACTGCACTTCGGTCAACTCGCGAAACAAAGCCAGGTTGCTGATGGTGTCGGAAAGATTTTCAGTCTGGAAGCTCATCTTCGGGGGGAATTTTCATTCACGGCGCGCCAATTTGCCAGCCGGATTGATTTGCGCCGAAACTTCCCTTTCCGTCGCAGCGCGCCAAAGCCTGACCGTTTGATCGTCACTTCCCGAAGCAAGCCACTTGCCGTCAGCAGAAAATGCCAACGACCAAACCTCTTTTTGATGGCCGCTCAACGTCATCAATTCCAAGCCTCTGCTTACGTCCCAAATCTTGATCAAATTATCCCTGCCGGCAGTCGCCAGTCGTTTGCCGTCAGGTGAAAATCGGACAGCCATTACGGCGTTTGCGTGGCCAGTCAGCGTTTTGAGTTCCTGCCCGGTCGCCACATCCCACAACCGTACAGTGCGGTCTGTGCTGCCCGAAGCCAGCAGTTTTCCATCCGGCGAAAAGCTCACGGAATTCACCGTCCAACTGTGATTGCGAAGCGTTTTCAGCGATTGCCCTGTTGTCGCATCCCAAAGAATGATGGTTTTATCGTTACTGGCCGAAGCGAGCATTTTTCCGTCAGGGGAATACGAAACTGATTGGACATACCCCGTATGCCCCTGAAGCGCTGTGAGTTGTTTCCACGTAACGGCATCAAATAAATGGATTGATCGATCTCCGCTGCCAACAGCCAAAGTTTTCCCGTTGGGGGAAAACGCCAGGGACAGGATCTGCCCTACTCCCGTGAGCGAGACGATTTCTTTACCATCGGCAAGATCCCAAATTTTTACCGATCGTCTCTGATCAACGAATGCCACTCTGCGCCCTTCGGGTGAAAAGACCACTGAGCTGCCGCCACCAATCAATTCGAGAACCTGCTTTCCCGTGTCAGGCTCCCAGAGTTTGATCGTATTCTTCACGCTGCCTGTCGCCAATAACTTGCCGTTCGACGAAAACGCGGTAGTCCACACTCCCGGCAAGACATCAATACCGGGTTTCAGTTCCTGGAAAGTAGCCGTGTCCCAAAGACTAATTCCCCCGTCAATACAGGCTACAGTCAAATTGGTTCCGTCAGGCGCGAAAATTACTGACGTGATGTTGCCGGTAAAATTGTTGAAGGTGGCCAAGTTTTTTCCTGTAGCAACCGACCATAGTTTGGCGGTTCTGTCTTCGCCACCGGTCGCAAGGAATTTCCCATCCGGGGAAAAGGCTAGAGATAAAAGGTTTGCGGAATGGGCATTCAAAACCCGTTCCTGGCGCGTAGCCAATTCCCAAATACTGACGGTTCCTCCCCAACCTCCGGCAACCAATAATTTGCCATCCGGGGAGAAGGCTACAGAACTCACTTGTCGCGGATATGGCAGCGTATACAAAAGCTGTTGGTGAGCCACGTCCCAAACTTTGACTGTTTTATCGTGACTTCCTGAAGCCAGTTTAGAGCCGTCCGGGGAAAAGGCCACGGACTTTACGCGCTCGGTGTGCCCTTTGAGCGTGGCAAGTTCCCGCTCAGTTGCTACATCCCAAATTCTGACAGCCCCATCGAAATTGGCGGTGGCAAGCGTTTTGTTATCCGGCGAAAAGACTAAACCTAGAGTGCCCCTTAGCTGATTCTGGCGAATGATTTTTCCTTGCCCAGTCTGGTTGTTCCAGAGCTTGATGGTGCCTTCAGAATCTCCTGTGGCCAGCCATTGCCCGTCCGGTGAGTAAGCCACTGACATCACTCCGCCTGTGTATCCATCAAGCGTTTTCAACTCTCGTCCTGTACGCCCATCCAAAATCCTGACTTCCTGAGTTCGACGGCTCATTGCCAGACGTTCGCCATCCGGCGAATACGCCAACGAAACCTCACCTGTCCATGACATAGATTGGCGTGAGAAACTCGGTCCACAACAGCGCTGCCACAAGTAATACCACTCAAACCCGCGCATATCCGTCTGGCCGGACGACGGAACATAATTCAGCAACAACTGCCGGACACGCCCGAAATTGTTTTCCTTTACGGCCTGCTGCGCCAGATTCATCTGGGAGGCGTACAGCAACCAGCGATTATCTTCTTCCTGCTTCAACGCCAAATTACGCTGTTCTTCAGCCTCTGCCTGTTTTTGTTCGGCAATGTTTTTTTGGTCATCTGCGATCTGTCGCTGCGCATCGGCTTCGGCTTTTTGCTGCTCCGCAACCTGCCGCTGATCGCGCGCTTCCGTCAGAGCAAGTTGCAATTGGGCGGCGCTTCGATCTGCGCGCTTTGCTTCTTCCCTGGCCAGACTTCGTTCTCGCCAGGCCACGAACACAAGGGCAGCCATGATCGCGACAACCAAGGATGCCACGGCCGTCGCGCGTACGACACCTCGGCGGAACGCAGCGCGCTGCCGACGTGCTTCCGCGTCAGGTAAATTCGCTTTGATCCATTCGCGGTCAAAGACGCGGGCGTAAATGCGATTGCGCGGCTTCAGGCGACCGGTTTCTACGCGCACGATGCCGGATAATCGCAACACGTTCGTCAACGAATTGGCCTCATCGTCGAGCACCTGTTTGCCTCGATATACCTGTTCGTACAGATGCAAAATTTCCGGCAAATCAACATCGCCGTGCAACACTCGTTCGCGGACAAACAGCAAATTGTCGTCGCGTTCCTGCGCGCGCGAAGAAAAGAAAAGCTCTTCGCACAAATGATCAACCGTTGAATGGTCAGTGACTCGGTGGTCAGTTTCAGCCAAAGCCCGGCAAAGCCGTTGGGTCAAATACGGATGCCCACCCGTCCAGTAATGAATGCATTTGAGCAATGCCTGACTGTGTTCGTCATCGTTCAACCCGCGCGCCAATGACAAGGCTTCGGTTTCTGTGAAATCCTGAAGTTCGATCCGTTCGCCGATGTTGAATGGCGTCGTGCGCGGATCGCGGATCAAGTCCGACGGCGAAGCGACTCCAAGCAAGCAAAACGTCAATCGTTCCAACTCTTCATCTTCGGTGCGGCGGTTGTAAAACGCACGAATGGCCGCGAAAAATTCGTCGGTGGAAAACGGCAAGCTGAGCACGGCGTCAATTTCATCAATAAAAATCACCGCCGAGGCTCCGTGCTGGAGATAACGCGGCAAGATGATTTCTCGGATGGCCCGCATCCAACGTTGTACTGGACTGAGTTCCTTGTTCGCGCGCCAGAATTCGATCAATTCTTCTTCCAGTTCCAGTTGAACGGCCAACTGCTCCAACAAACCGCGATACCATTGTTCGGCGGCCAGGTTCTGGCCAATGGCCGTCAAATCCAGGATCGCGACGCCCCAGCCTTCTTCACGCAATTGCATCGCCGAGCGCACCATCAAGCTGGATTTGCCCATCTGCCGTGAGGTGAGTACATAACAGAATTTTCCCTGCCTGATCGCCGCAAGCAGTTCGCTGTCTGCGCGCCGCACCACGTAACAATTTGCATCGCGCCGCAGCGTTCCTCCGGTCACATAAAATTCTGTCAATAGGCTGCTCATAGAAAATGGCGCTTCAGATAGGTTTCATACAACCGGCAACGAAGCCTGGCATTCCGCGCCGAATCTCCTACCACCACACCCGCGCTACGCAACCGGTAAAAACTTTCCTCAGTCGGACAGGGCTGCCCTTGCAACAATCCGCGCACCACATCACACAGCGCCGCGTCCTGTTGCAAAGAAATCAACAGCCGTCGCAGGTGGTCTCCAAATGGTCCTTCGTCACGGTCAGCCTCCACTTCCAAAGCCTCAAGACTCTTTTCCTGCAAAGTCATTTCGTGCAACCCGCAACGCACCAGGTATGGGTGCCCGCCCACCAACATGAAAAACCGTTCGATTTCAGGCTCGCCCAAAAGCGAACCGTAACGAAGATTGAGTTCTGCAACCTGATCGAGCGAGAAATCTTCCAAGGTCAGACGGGTTCCAACATTGAACGGTGATTGATGCACGTCGGTAATGAACAAATGAGCTTCTGTGGCGTAAGCCATCGCCAGCGTCAATCGCCGCCAAGGCCCTGCCGGATCAAGCGAACGCGCGTTATGCCACGACCGAAAGAGTCCAAAAATTTCGCTGGCGAACGCACAAGTGAACAACCGATCAACTTCATCCAGCCCCCAAACCAGCGATGGGATGTTTTGCGCCAGCACTTCGCGCCGCATATAGCGCGCAAAGTTCATGCTTGGCCCCAAATCTTCGTCCCAGAGTTGATCCGGCGAACCGGGAAGCTCCAACTGATCCGCCAGCGATTTCGCCAGCATTCGCAACAGCGATTCGACCGAAGCCAGATGCGAAGCATTGAGCATTTGAAAATCTGTCAAAGCCACTCGCGCGCCGTCTTGCCGCGCTCGTTGCAGGCTGCGCGCCAGCAAGGAAGTCTTCCCCACCTGTCGCGCGCCTTTGACCAGCACAATGCTGTCGCCGCGTTCGACCGCCGCCTGGAAATCGGTATCGGTTTTGCGTTCAATGTAAAACCGCGAATGCAAGGGAACTGCTCCGCCAACGGGTTCCAGTCTGGGGTTCAATTCGGAGGAAACAGAATTTCGCGGTGATTGATCCTCGGCATTTCCATTTCCCGTTGTTTGGCGCACCTCGGCGACAAAACTATATCCACGCCCGGGAATGGTAACGATGAAATTATGGTCTTCAGGAGTCTCGCCTAAGGCTCGCCGCAAAGCGAAGATATGAACGCTGAGATTGCCTTCTTCAACAAAACTGTCCGGCCAGACCAACTTTAACAAATCATCTTTGCCGAGCACCTTGCCTGCGTGTTCGACCAGCACAGAGAGCAAATCGAAATCTTTCGATTTCAACATCACGACTTCTCCGTCGCGCAACAACAACCGTTTGCTGGCGTCCAGCCGAAAATTGCCAAAGTCGTAAATCTGTGGGGATGACTGGCTCATAACTCGAAACAGAAAAAACAAGAAACATTAACCGGCTCGCTAAGGACATTTAAGCACATGCACGAATAAAGTCTTCCTTGAGTCAGATCGGCGGAAACGCTGAAGACGCTCGACTTTTCTCCTTGCTCGCACAGCTTATGGTCTTCGATCTGTCGTAATTGGGTAGCGCAGATTCTAAGCCCGGCTATGCGAACAGGGCAATCTGAAACTGCGCGGCGTTCTCGGCCGTAAGCTTCAACTTCAAATAATGACTTTCAGCTTTAGGAGATTAGCATATGAAAAAGGTTCTACTTACTCTCGGCATATCGATTTCTTTTATCAGTTTGATTGGCCAGACACCTTCTTCGACAAAAGAGTTAGCCCAATCCCCCAAATCATGCTTCGCTGTAAGCTTTTCTTCTCCGGGACAATTTTTGCAATCACCAATCTCTTTGACGCCTGGAAATGGAGTTGTCATTGGCGGCGTAAATTTCAATGTTCCAACACGCAATCTCACGATCATCAAAAACACGCTTCAGGGCGGAGCCACCGGGAACATCATTTCAACCCCGCAACAAAACTTGAATCAAGAGTTCGCTGCGGCCCAGTTAAGTCTCATCAAAGCAGGCGGACTTTCCTCTCCAACAGTCTTCAGCGCGCTGAATAATCCTATTATTTGTTATGGGGTTAATCTTCCTGACCCGGTAACGCTGAGCAATGGAGTCACCATATCATCCGGCACAACACTTAGGGATTTCCTTGATCAAACGCGGTTGACCGTCATTGATTCAAAGCGATTTATTGATGCGCCAGTACTCGCATATCTTCTCAGACTTTTCCCATGCAACTCTGCAAGAAGTGGGGGACGCCCTTCACCACCTAATCCTAATTGCCCATTTGATTTTGGTGGTTCACCAATAACCTGCTGCGCCGCCGGAGGGCGATGTGTTACACGTTCCTGCCCTTCCGGAAATGCCAAGTGTGGTCCTGTACTGAACGGAATCCCCACAGTACTCTGCGAATAACTCAGGCTTTTCAATCATCTATACTGTTGGCTGTGGGTAAAGATTGTCATTATCTTCGTGGCGGTTCATTGTTCTTTCGGATATTGTTTACGTGTTGTCGAAATAGACGCAGACGTTGTTCCTTACGTAAACGGTATCCGTATGAGCCCCAAACAATGGAAGAAAATTGATGAGTTGCTGGATGCAGCGCTGGATTTGCCAGCCGAGCGTCACGCAGCGTTTTTAGATGCGGCCTGCCAAGGTGACGACGAATTGCGTCGTGAACTGGAGTCATTGCTGGCTGCGCATCAAAAAGCCGGGAGCTTCATTGAAACCACTCCCGCCAAAGGAATGGCGTCGGCATTTGAAAGCGTCGTAAATGTTTCGTCAAAAGAGGCGACATCAGGCTCTTTGGTCGGACACAAGCTGGGGCATTATCAAATTGCTGCGTTGTTGGGCGCGGGAGGAATGGGCGAGGTTTATAGAGCGCGTGATCCACGGTTGGACAGAAACGTCGCCATCAAAGTTCTGCCGCAACACTTGTCTTCTCATCCGGACGCGATGGCGCGGTTTGAACGCGAAGCCAAAGCCGTTGCGGCGCTTTCGCATCCCAACATTCTGGCAATTTACGATTTCGGCCATCAGGACGAAGCAGCGTATCTGGTTATGGAGTTGTTGGAAGGCGCAACCCTTCGCCAGCGCCTGAAAAATTCCACGCTCAATTGGCGGGAAGCAGTCAAAATTTCCGCAGCCATTGCCGACGGACTGGCCGCTGCGCACGCCAAAGGGATCATTCACCGCGACATCAAACCGGAAAATATCTTTCTGACCAACGACGGGCAAATCAAGATTCTGGATTTCGGCATCGCTCGCGTAAAACGCGCAGTGACGAGTAATGCGGCGACGCTGTTGTCGCAAGCTCCGATGGAACAAACCAGACCCGGCACGCTGATGGGAACCATCGGGTATATGTCACCCGAACAGGTGCGCGGCGAAAGCGTCGAAGCGCCGGGCGATATTTTTTCGCTTGGTTGTTTGTTGATTGAAATGCTGACCGGCGAGCGTCCCTTTACGCGACCGAGTGCGCCGGAGACCTTGGCGGCCATTTTGCGCGATAACCCTCCGTCCATCGGAGAATTGGACCCGGAGATTCCAATTGAACTGGAACGAATCGTTCGTCGCTGTCTGGAAAAAAGCCCTCAGAAGCGATTTCAATCGGCGCGCGATCTGGCGTTGGACTTACGCTCTTTGCTGACCCTTTCTTCCGGAGGGTATCGTCCTATTTCGGGCGCTCATCGCCAGATAACGGCAGAAATCCCTGCACTTCAGACCGGATCACATTCGTTACGCTTGCGCTTCACACGATGGGCAATCCCCTCGTTGGCCGTTGCCTTTACAGCAGTCATGACGACGGCGGGGATTTTCTGGTGGACATCGAATCGCACGGTTTCTCCCGCGCTAAATTCGTTGGCAGTACTGCCGCTATTGAATCAAACCGACGACAAAGAGTTGGAATTTCTCTGTGACGGAATCACAGAAAGCGTCATCACCAATTTGTCCCAATTCCGCCCGAAGCTGCGCGTGTTGGCCAGCAGTTCGGTCAGGAGCTACAAAGGGCGTGAGATGGATCCCAAGCAGGCAGGCTTGGAACTGAACGTCCATTCGATTCTGACCGGCAAGGTCTTGCAGCAAGGCAACCTGCTCCTCATACGCGTTGAGTTGGTGGACACCACTGATGGATCGCAATTGTGGAGCGCAACGTACCAACAACCGCGCGCCGATCTGCTTTCGATTGATTCGCTCGCGATTCAGGGAAATATCTCCGGGCAGATTTCTGAAAAGCTGAGACTGGAACTGACCGGCGAAGAGCAGAAGTTGCTGGCCAAACGGCATACAGAGAATAAAGAAGCCAACAATTTGTACTTGCAGGGCCGCGTGTACTGGAACCGGCGCAAAGACGAAGATCTGGAACAAGCGATTGCGCTGTACCAGCATGCCATCCAACAGGATAAGAACTTCGCCCTGGCGTATGCCGGAATCGCCGACGCTTATGCGCTGCTGTATGACGGCGGCGCAAAACGAGAGGCCGCGCGTGACAAGGCTGAACAATATGCCCGCATGGCCATTTCGCTCGACAACCAATTGGCTGAGCCTTACAGCACTCTGGGCTTCCTGGAAGTGTTCCGGCATCAAAACTGGCAACAGGCGGAAACCTATTTCAATCGCGCCAAGGAATTGAACGGCGCCTATGAAACCGCCTACCACTGGCACGCAATCATGCTGGCGATTCAAGGCCGCTTCACCGAAGCATTGGACGAAATCAGGCGAGCCAAAGAATTCGCGCCGCGTTCGTTTCCCATCAACAAAGATCAGGGAGAAATTCTGTTTTACGCACGCCGTTACGATGAAGCCATCGCTCAATTGCGCAACACGATTGCCGCCGAACCGAAAAACCCGAACGTTTCGGAGGCTTATTCCTGGATCAGGAACTGTTACGAACGCAAAGGCGATCTGCAATCCGCAATCAATGAATTCAAAAACATCGGCACAGCCCCCGAACAAATCGCCGAAATTCAGCAAGCCTTTGACCGGAACGGAGCCAACGGCTACTGGCAAAAACGGCTTGAGCTTCGGTTGAAAAACACTCCGCCGACGACTCCCAACGGCAGAATGTTGCACGTGTTTTCATACGCCGCAGCCGGTGAAACGGAACAGGCGATGAAATTGCTGGAACAATCCATCAGCGAAGATCACCACGACGGAACAGTTTATTTGAAAGTTGACCCTCGCTTCGACAATTTGCGCTCGCATCCACGCTTTTCGGAACTGTTGAAACGAGTGAATCTGCAAAATTGAAATTACCCCTCGCCCTTCAGATGCAGATTGTCACGCTTCCTCGTCGCTGTCGCAATTTGCTGAAGTTGGTTTAGAATTCGCGTAGCTTAAATTCATTCCATCAGGAGCAAAGTTATGACTGTTGCAACCGAAGTCGCATTCGCAACCGATAGAGAATTTGAAGTCGTTGACGGAAAACCGGAGGTGAAAGATATGGCTGGAGCCAGACACGGTGGCGTAACTGCACGTCTACTGATAAAAGTAGGATCGTATGTCGAAGACAATTTTCTTGGTGGTGTTTATACGCCTGATACGACGTTTCAGGTTGGATCGAATGAGCGACTGCCTGACATCGGTGTTGTTGCTGCCGAACGACTTCCTGAAGAAGGCGAACCCGAAGGATTGTGGACGATTGCCCCGGATTTGGCTGTCGAAGTCATTTCGCCAAACGACATTTGGGAAAAAGTGATGAGTAAAGTTCGCAACTACTTTGATGCGGGAGTTCGTGAAGTCTGGCTGGTTTCGCCCGAACAGCAAACCATCACCATTCATCATTCCTTGACGCAAACAACAATTTTGACAGCCGAAGATGAACTCACCAGCGAACGTTTGTTGCCGGGCTTTCGTTGTCGCGTCAGCGATATTTTTCAACCTTCCGTTCGCCGCAAACAACAGTAACCCGCTCACAGCATCCACAACTCAGGCCGCAGCGTCTGTTTGATCTTGTGCAGCAAAATTCGTCCAATCATCTGCCGGTCAAAATCAATTCTCGCAAAAGCAGTCATCCCCGGTCGCAGCATTCCTTCGCTGTTTTCAATCGTCAGTTCGACACGGTAAATCGTCTGCCCTCCTGCGTCTGTTTCGCTTTCGCCGCCGATTTTGGTCACGGTTCCGCGAAAGGTTTGATCCGGGAAGGCGCGCGCTTTCAATCGAACCGGATGCCCTGTGCGAACATCGCCG containing:
- a CDS encoding AAA-like domain-containing protein, which produces MSSLLTEFYVTGGTLRRDANCYVVRRADSELLAAIRQGKFCYVLTSRQMGKSSLMVRSAMQLREEGWGVAILDLTAIGQNLAAEQWYRGLLEQLAVQLELEEELIEFWRANKELSPVQRWMRAIREIILPRYLQHGASAVIFIDEIDAVLSLPFSTDEFFAAIRAFYNRRTEDEELERLTFCLLGVASPSDLIRDPRTTPFNIGERIELQDFTETEALSLARGLNDDEHSQALLKCIHYWTGGHPYLTQRLCRALAETDHRVTDHSTVDHLCEELFFSSRAQERDDNLLFVRERVLHGDVDLPEILHLYEQVYRGKQVLDDEANSLTNVLRLSGIVRVETGRLKPRNRIYARVFDREWIKANLPDAEARRQRAAFRRGVVRATAVASLVVAIMAALVFVAWRERSLAREEAKRADRSAAQLQLALTEARDQRQVAEQQKAEADAQRQIADDQKNIAEQKQAEAEEQRNLALKQEEDNRWLLYASQMNLAQQAVKENNFGRVRQLLLNYVPSSGQTDMRGFEWYYLWQRCCGPSFSRQSMSWTGEVSLAYSPDGERLAMSRRTQEVRILDGRTGRELKTLDGYTGGVMSVAYSPDGQWLATGDSEGTIKLWNNQTGQGKIIRQNQLRGTLGLVFSPDNKTLATANFDGAVRIWDVATERELATLKGHTERVKSVAFSPDGSKLASGSHDKTVKVWDVAHQQLLYTLPYPRQVSSVAFSPDGKLLVAGGWGGTVSIWELATRQERVLNAHSANLLSLAFSPDGKFLATGGEDRTAKLWSVATGKNLATFNNFTGNITSVIFAPDGTNLTVACIDGGISLWDTATFQELKPGIDVLPGVWTTAFSSNGKLLATGSVKNTIKLWEPDTGKQVLELIGGGSSVVFSPEGRRVAFVDQRRSVKIWDLADGKEIVSLTGVGQILSLAFSPNGKTLAVGSGDRSIHLFDAVTWKQLTALQGHTGYVQSVSYSPDGKMLASASNDKTIILWDATTGQSLKTLRNHSWTVNSVSFSPDGKLLASGSTDRTVRLWDVATGQELKTLTGHANAVMAVRFSPDGKRLATAGRDNLIKIWDVSRGLELMTLSGHQKEVWSLAFSADGKWLASGSDDQTVRLWRAATEREVSAQINPAGKLARRE
- a CDS encoding helix-turn-helix transcriptional regulator; this encodes MSQSSPQIYDFGNFRLDASKRLLLRDGEVVMLKSKDFDLLSVLVEHAGKVLGKDDLLKLVWPDSFVEEGNLSVHIFALRRALGETPEDHNFIVTIPGRGYSFVAEVRQTTGNGNAEDQSPRNSVSSELNPRLEPVGGAVPLHSRFYIERKTDTDFQAAVERGDSIVLVKGARQVGKTSLLARSLQRARQDGARVALTDFQMLNASHLASVESLLRMLAKSLADQLELPGSPDQLWDEDLGPSMNFARYMRREVLAQNIPSLVWGLDEVDRLFTCAFASEIFGLFRSWHNARSLDPAGPWRRLTLAMAYATEAHLFITDVHQSPFNVGTRLTLEDFSLDQVAELNLRYGSLLGEPEIERFFMLVGGHPYLVRCGLHEMTLQEKSLEALEVEADRDEGPFGDHLRRLLISLQQDAALCDVVRGLLQGQPCPTEESFYRLRSAGVVVGDSARNARLRCRLYETYLKRHFL
- a CDS encoding Uma2 family endonuclease codes for the protein MTVATEVAFATDREFEVVDGKPEVKDMAGARHGGVTARLLIKVGSYVEDNFLGGVYTPDTTFQVGSNERLPDIGVVAAERLPEEGEPEGLWTIAPDLAVEVISPNDIWEKVMSKVRNYFDAGVREVWLVSPEQQTITIHHSLTQTTILTAEDELTSERLLPGFRCRVSDIFQPSVRRKQQ
- a CDS encoding Crp/Fnr family transcriptional regulator gives rise to the protein MSFQTENLSDTISNLALFRELTEVQLQEMSQQLRRKSFTSGAMMMTAEQAGEVVYFLLNGTVKVCAESEDGSEVILTILGPGEIVGEMSALDQPMRSASVITMEKTEVLWMDRTTFHRYLLTMPRLTYNLACILSARLRMADDQIRSLARLEVENRVARQLVAFADRYGQSQPNGDTHIPIRLTQGDIAALIGASREHINKVIVAYKERGYLSVNRQYHITIHNPQALAKRC
- a CDS encoding protein kinase, whose amino-acid sequence is MSPKQWKKIDELLDAALDLPAERHAAFLDAACQGDDELRRELESLLAAHQKAGSFIETTPAKGMASAFESVVNVSSKEATSGSLVGHKLGHYQIAALLGAGGMGEVYRARDPRLDRNVAIKVLPQHLSSHPDAMARFEREAKAVAALSHPNILAIYDFGHQDEAAYLVMELLEGATLRQRLKNSTLNWREAVKISAAIADGLAAAHAKGIIHRDIKPENIFLTNDGQIKILDFGIARVKRAVTSNAATLLSQAPMEQTRPGTLMGTIGYMSPEQVRGESVEAPGDIFSLGCLLIEMLTGERPFTRPSAPETLAAILRDNPPSIGELDPEIPIELERIVRRCLEKSPQKRFQSARDLALDLRSLLTLSSGGYRPISGAHRQITAEIPALQTGSHSLRLRFTRWAIPSLAVAFTAVMTTAGIFWWTSNRTVSPALNSLAVLPLLNQTDDKELEFLCDGITESVITNLSQFRPKLRVLASSSVRSYKGREMDPKQAGLELNVHSILTGKVLQQGNLLLIRVELVDTTDGSQLWSATYQQPRADLLSIDSLAIQGNISGQISEKLRLELTGEEQKLLAKRHTENKEANNLYLQGRVYWNRRKDEDLEQAIALYQHAIQQDKNFALAYAGIADAYALLYDGGAKREAARDKAEQYARMAISLDNQLAEPYSTLGFLEVFRHQNWQQAETYFNRAKELNGAYETAYHWHAIMLAIQGRFTEALDEIRRAKEFAPRSFPINKDQGEILFYARRYDEAIAQLRNTIAAEPKNPNVSEAYSWIRNCYERKGDLQSAINEFKNIGTAPEQIAEIQQAFDRNGANGYWQKRLELRLKNTPPTTPNGRMLHVFSYAAAGETEQAMKLLEQSISEDHHDGTVYLKVDPRFDNLRSHPRFSELLKRVNLQN